A single window of Triplophysa rosa linkage group LG2, Trosa_1v2, whole genome shotgun sequence DNA harbors:
- the gfm2 gene encoding ribosome-releasing factor 2, mitochondrial: MYFGLTIPILRGCIRHLNGSSVTCRCRITWKRNYSFYRDDVKSVRAVLNPDISKIRNIGIMAHIDAGKTTTTERMLYYSGYTRALGDVDDGDTVTDYMTQERERGITIQSAAVTFDWKDHRINLIDTPGHVDFTLEVERALRVLDGAVAVFDASAGVQAQTMTVWRQAEKHQIPCVCFLNKMDKPAASLNYSIDSIRTKLKANPVLIQIPIGSGKGFTGLVDLITRRKMVWLGNSLTDDGRHFEITALQASEDPEMLQAVSEARGALIEQVADLDDEFAELLLGDYGENFDAVPAGKLQEAIRRVTLARKGVPVLCGSSLKNKGVQPLLDAITAYLPAPNERHHDVVRWYKDDLSALAFKVVHDKQRGPLVFVRIYSGCMKAQSAVHNINRNGTERMSRLLLPFADQHIEIPSLSAGNIGLTVGLKQTVTGDTIVSSKASAAAALRRAQDETKSDKSSHRESSSLVLAGVEVPEPVFFCSIEPPSMAKQADLEHALNCLQREDPSLKVRTDPDSGQTILCGMGELHIEIIHDRIKREYNIETHLGPLQVAYRETILQSASATDMLDRTLGDKRHVVNVELTVHPWTESGTSCDITFEEEVKAQLPADVREAVENGVHSAYLQGPLMGFPVQGVQTVIQHASLESGTSAAMVSACVCRCMLKALRQAGGQVLEPVMDLEVTLGEEHLSPVLGDLAQRRGTVRDIQSRQEDKVLLATVPLAEMMGYSTVMRTLTSGNATFSLELSSYESMNTHDQNILLNKMAGLA, from the exons atgtattttggacTAACCATCCCTATTCTTCGAGGG TGTATCAGACACTTGAACGGATCCTCGGTGACGTGTAGATGCAGAATAACCTGGAAAAGAAACTACAGCTTTTACAGAG ATGATGTCAAATCGGTTAGAGCGGTGCTCAATCCAGACATCTCAAA GATTCGGAACATAGGCATCATGGCACATATAGATGCAGGGAAGACCACCACCACAGAGAGAATGCTCTACTACTCAGGATATACTAGAGCTCTGGGAG ATGTGGATGATGGAGACACTGTAACCGATTACATGACccaggagagggagagaggaatCACCATCCAATCAGCTGCTGTTACTTTTGACTGGAAGGACCACAGAATTAACCTCATCGACACACCAG GTCACGTTGATTTTACTTTGGAGGTGGAGAGAGCTTTACGAGTCTTGGATGGAGCTGTTGCTGTGTTTGATGCATCTGCTGGAGTTCAG GCTCAAACCATGACTGTGTGGCGGCAGGCAGAAAAACATCAAATTCCATGTGTGTGCTTCCTAAACAAGATGGACAAACCTGCTGCTAG ctTGAATTACTCAATAGACAGCATAAGGACCAAACTCAAGGCCAACCCTGTTCTCATTCAG ATTCCTATTGGCTCAGGGAAGGGATTCACAGGATTGGTTGACTTGATCACAAGGCGGAAAATGGTTTGGCTTGGAAACTCTCTAACAGACGATGGCCGTCATTTTGAGATCACTGCCCTGCAGGCGTCAGAAGACCCTGAGATGCTTCAGGCTGTCAGTGAGGCCAGAGGAGCTCTAATAGAACAG GTAGCAGATCTAGATGATGAGTTTGCTGAGCTGCTGTTGGGAGACTATGGTGAAAACTTTGATGCAGTGCCTGCTGGGAAG TTACAAGAGGCGATAAGGAGGGTTACATTAGCTCGTAAGGGAGTGCCCGTGTTGTGCGGAAGCTCGCTGAAGAACAAAGGGGTTCAGCCTCTGTTGGATGCCATCACTGCTTACCTCCCTGCACCCAATGAGAGGCACCACGATGTAGT GCGCTGGTATAAAGACGATCTGAGTGCGCTGGCATTTAAGGTGGTCCATGACAAACAGAGGGGTCCCCTGGTGTTCGTCAGAATCTATTCAGGATGCATGAAGGCTCAGTCGGCAGTGCATAACATTAACAGGAACGGAAC GGAGAGAATGAGTCGTCTTCTCTTGCCTTTTGCTGATCAGCACATAGAAATCCCCTCCTTGTCTGCAGGAAACATTGGGCTTACAGTAGGACTCAAACAG ACTGTGACAGGTGACACTATCGTCTCCTCCAAAGCCTCTGCGGCGGCTGCATTACGGCGAGCTCAGGATGAAACAAAGAGCGACAAGAGTTCACACAGGGAAAGCAGCAGTTTGGTGCTTGCCGGGGTGGAAGTCCCTGAACCTGTGTTCTTCTGTTCCATTGAACCTCCTTCTATGGCCAAACAGGCAG ATTTAGAGCATGCCCTCAACTGCCTGCAGAGGGAAGACCCCAGTCTGAAAGTCAGAACAGACCCCGACTCTGGACAG ACGATACTGTGTGGCATGGGGGAGCTGCACATTGAGATTATCCATGACCGCATCAAGAGAGAATACAACATAGAAACCCATCTCGGACCCTTGCAGGTGGCCTACAGAGAAACTATCCTCCAATCAGCATCAGCCACAG ACATGTTAGATCGTACCCTGGGAGATAAGAGACATGTAGTTAACGTGGAGCTTACCGTACATCCTTGGACAGAGTCTGGCACTTCCTGTGACATCACTTTTGAGGAGGAAGTAAAAGCTCAGCTCCCTGCTGATGTGAGAGAGGCTGTGGAAAATGGAGTTCACAGCGCATACCTTCAAG GTCCTCTGATGGGTTTTCCTGTACAGGGAGTACAAACAGTCATCCAGCATGCGAGTTTGGAATCGGGCACTTCTGCAGCTATGGTGTCTGCCTGCGTGTGCCGCTGTATGCTCAAG GCTCTGAGACAGGCTGGAGGACAGGTTTTAGAGCCAGTAATGGATCTGGAAGTGACATTGGGGGAAGAGCATCTGAGTCCTGTACTTGGAGATCTCGCCCAGCGGCGCGGGACCGTGCGTGACATCCAAAGTCGGCAGGAAGACAAAGTTTTGCTGGCTACAGTTCCTCTGGCAGAAATGATG GGCTATTCAACCGTTATGCGCACTTTGACTTCTGGAAATGCCACCTTTTCTCTGGAGCTGTCCAGCTATGAGTCCATGAATACTCATGACCAGAACATACTGCTCAACAAGATGGCTGGACTGGCTTGA